In Candidatus Methanosuratincola sp., one genomic interval encodes:
- a CDS encoding arginine--tRNA ligase produces MEREVTCVMSGPFAKFMDECTGLVKAALEREGIQGEDVRLVVPGDPSLGELSFSTFALAKKLRADPKTIASKIATSAREGSKRLIGRIEAAGAGYVNFYVEPGTFAEELIRAVGAEGAGFGSSEGDGERVIVEHTSVNPIHPIHIGGARNAVIGDCISRILKAAGKDVRRHFYIDDVGLQVSQAAYGLSMLGGEAAVKGTLKVNGKGKGDHFIGFVYASTSCAMNIRALKGEIERLKAEGKDEEARGKIAELDDWVAVSAELREKDADTFDRILDGVNSSEDPEGEVADLLKRYESKDPAAVSLIRGLCEAALEGFRETLGRVGIGFDSWDWESETASWNGGAKGVVERLSGTGFTRLEDGTVVLDCEAVVERFGLREKYGIRTEVPPLTLMRSDGTTLYTTRDIAYTLWKFGRAERVINVISIEQKLPQLQLKIALHALGMGSDAERLMHYSYELVHLPGYKMSGRRGRYVTFDEVLDEAVQRAYREVTARSPHLSEEERRRISEVVGIGAVRYALAAVAPQKPITFTWDRVINFEQNSAPFIQYAHARACNILVKAGHGWKEGIADYSALASKYERELVVLLSKFPEVVGDAARNLRPEEVAEYANELASKFNLFYDNMPVLKAEGEGVRNARLHLVDSTRIVLSNALALLGVKAPERM; encoded by the coding sequence ATGGAGCGGGAGGTCACTTGCGTTATGAGCGGCCCCTTCGCCAAGTTCATGGATGAGTGCACCGGTCTGGTCAAGGCAGCCCTCGAGAGAGAGGGGATCCAAGGAGAGGACGTGAGGCTCGTCGTGCCGGGCGACCCGTCCCTGGGAGAGCTGAGCTTCTCGACATTCGCGCTTGCCAAGAAACTCAGGGCTGACCCTAAGACGATAGCCTCGAAGATCGCCACATCGGCCCGAGAGGGGAGCAAGAGGCTCATAGGCAGAATCGAGGCAGCGGGCGCCGGGTATGTAAACTTCTACGTAGAGCCTGGCACATTCGCCGAGGAGCTGATCAGGGCGGTGGGGGCAGAGGGCGCCGGGTTCGGGTCCTCCGAGGGCGACGGCGAGAGGGTCATCGTCGAGCACACGAGCGTCAACCCCATCCACCCCATTCACATAGGCGGAGCGAGGAACGCGGTCATAGGCGACTGCATATCAAGGATCCTGAAGGCTGCAGGGAAGGACGTGAGGAGGCACTTCTACATCGACGACGTAGGGCTCCAGGTATCTCAGGCCGCTTACGGACTCAGCATGCTGGGCGGGGAGGCGGCAGTCAAGGGCACCCTGAAAGTTAATGGGAAGGGAAAGGGCGACCACTTCATCGGCTTCGTGTACGCGTCTACGAGCTGCGCGATGAACATCAGGGCGCTGAAGGGCGAGATAGAACGGCTAAAGGCTGAGGGGAAGGACGAGGAGGCGAGGGGAAAGATCGCGGAGCTCGACGACTGGGTGGCGGTCTCTGCCGAGCTGAGGGAGAAGGACGCGGATACCTTTGACAGGATACTCGACGGGGTGAACTCTTCTGAGGACCCCGAGGGGGAGGTCGCTGATCTTCTAAAGAGGTACGAGTCGAAGGACCCGGCGGCGGTCTCTTTGATAAGGGGGCTCTGCGAGGCGGCCTTAGAGGGGTTCAGGGAGACCCTCGGGCGGGTCGGGATAGGCTTCGACAGCTGGGACTGGGAGAGCGAGACCGCGTCCTGGAACGGCGGGGCGAAGGGGGTGGTCGAGAGGCTCTCGGGGACTGGATTCACGAGGCTGGAGGACGGGACTGTAGTCCTCGACTGCGAGGCGGTGGTCGAGAGGTTCGGGCTGAGGGAGAAGTACGGCATCAGGACCGAGGTCCCGCCGCTGACGCTGATGCGCTCGGACGGGACGACTCTCTACACTACGAGGGACATTGCCTACACGCTGTGGAAGTTCGGCCGGGCGGAGAGGGTCATAAACGTCATCTCGATCGAGCAGAAGCTGCCGCAGCTCCAGCTGAAGATCGCGCTGCACGCGCTCGGGATGGGTTCGGACGCCGAGAGGCTGATGCACTACAGCTACGAGCTGGTCCACCTGCCCGGCTACAAGATGTCAGGGAGGCGCGGGAGGTATGTCACGTTCGACGAGGTCCTGGACGAGGCGGTCCAGAGGGCTTACAGGGAGGTGACCGCCAGATCCCCGCACCTCAGCGAGGAGGAGAGGAGGAGGATCTCGGAGGTCGTCGGGATAGGGGCGGTCAGGTATGCACTCGCGGCCGTCGCCCCGCAGAAGCCGATCACGTTCACCTGGGACAGGGTGATCAACTTCGAGCAGAACAGCGCCCCGTTCATCCAGTACGCGCATGCCAGGGCGTGCAACATCCTGGTCAAGGCCGGGCATGGCTGGAAGGAGGGCATTGCCGACTACTCTGCGCTCGCCTCGAAGTACGAGAGGGAGCTCGTGGTCCTCCTCTCGAAGTTCCCGGAGGTGGTCGGCGATGCGGCCAGGAACCTGAGGCCGGAGGAGGTCGCGGAGTATGCAAACGAGCTTGCATCGAAGTTCAACCTCTTCTATGACAACATGCCGGTGCTCAAGGCCGAGGGGGAGGGGGTCAGAAACGCCAGGCTGCACCTCGTCGACTCGACGAGGATCGTCCTGTCGAACGCGCTCGCCCTCCTCGGGGTGAAGGCGCCCGAGAGGATGTAG